The following are from one region of the Luteimonas sp. MC1572 genome:
- a CDS encoding DUF2782 domain-containing protein — protein sequence MKRLATTLLVAMSLGACASMGDPATGIPADAEQATRTESNGDVVTEYRVDGRLRALKVTPSRGAPYYLFDRNGDGIVDDERDGVSPVYFKLFEWN from the coding sequence ATGAAGCGCCTTGCGACCACCCTGCTCGTTGCCATGTCCCTGGGCGCATGCGCCAGCATGGGCGATCCCGCCACCGGCATCCCGGCCGACGCCGAGCAGGCCACCCGCACCGAGTCCAACGGCGACGTGGTCACCGAGTACCGCGTCGACGGCCGCCTGCGCGCGTTGAAGGTCACGCCGTCGCGCGGCGCGCCGTACTACCTGTTCGACCGCAATGGCGACGGCATCGTCGACGACGAACGCGACGGCGTGTCACCCGTCTACTTCAAGCTGTTCGAGTGGAACTGA
- a CDS encoding DUF502 domain-containing protein, with the protein MELKPAASAAPAGGKRLNPLLGTWLTGLLAVLPLVLTLVLLGWAVGIVNRFIGPNSLFGRSFTVFGDWFAAHPMLAYLFGTLLLVVVIYVLGLLVQSRLKAPMKALLDGTMRRIPLVGSVYALADRFVSVIGDRQEADIAAMSPVWCFFGGDGVAVLGLLPNPEPVHIDGRTYLTVLVPTAPIPVGGGLLYVPAEWVKPADFGIDTLTSVYLSMGITLPRGKIPRSVGE; encoded by the coding sequence GTGGAACTGAAACCGGCCGCCAGCGCGGCGCCCGCCGGCGGCAAGCGCCTAAACCCGCTGCTCGGCACCTGGCTGACCGGCCTGCTGGCGGTGCTGCCACTGGTGCTGACCCTGGTGCTGCTGGGCTGGGCGGTGGGCATCGTCAACCGGTTCATCGGCCCGAACAGCCTGTTCGGTCGTTCGTTCACGGTGTTCGGCGACTGGTTCGCCGCGCACCCGATGCTGGCGTACCTGTTCGGCACGTTGCTGCTGGTGGTGGTCATCTACGTGCTGGGCCTGCTGGTGCAGTCGCGCCTCAAGGCGCCGATGAAGGCGCTGCTCGACGGCACCATGCGCCGCATCCCGCTGGTCGGCAGCGTCTACGCGCTGGCCGACCGCTTCGTGTCGGTGATCGGCGACCGCCAGGAGGCGGACATCGCGGCAATGAGCCCGGTGTGGTGCTTCTTCGGTGGCGACGGCGTGGCCGTGCTTGGCCTGCTGCCCAATCCGGAGCCGGTGCACATCGACGGCCGCACCTACCTGACCGTGCTGGTGCCCACCGCGCCCATCCCGGTCGGAGGCGGGCTGCTCTACGTGCCCGCGGAGTGGGTGAAACCGGCCGATTTCGGTATCGACACCCTGACCAGCGTGTACCTGTCGATGGGCATTACCCTGCCGCGTGGTAAAATTCCGCGTTCCGTTGGGGAGTAG
- a CDS encoding manganese efflux pump MntP family protein, which yields MHPLSILLLGIAMSTDAFAAAVGKGAAMRTPRLRDALRAGLIFGVIEGLTPVIGWALGTAAAPYVRAWDHWIAFTLLVLLGLRMIWAGLRSDDDAGDPPNHHGFWALAATGFATSIDAMVVGVGLAFLDVNIMVVAAVIGLTTLVMVTLGILLGRMLGALAGKRAEIGGGVMLLVIGCFILYEHVTGAA from the coding sequence ATGCATCCACTTTCGATCCTCCTGCTCGGCATCGCGATGTCGACCGACGCGTTTGCCGCCGCCGTCGGCAAGGGCGCGGCGATGCGCACGCCACGGCTGCGCGATGCGCTGCGCGCCGGGCTGATCTTCGGCGTCATAGAGGGCCTGACGCCCGTCATCGGCTGGGCACTGGGCACCGCGGCCGCACCGTACGTGCGTGCCTGGGATCACTGGATCGCGTTCACGCTGCTGGTGCTGCTTGGCCTGCGCATGATCTGGGCCGGACTGCGCAGCGACGATGATGCAGGCGATCCACCGAACCACCACGGATTCTGGGCACTCGCCGCCACCGGGTTCGCGACAAGCATCGATGCGATGGTGGTCGGCGTGGGCCTCGCGTTCCTCGACGTCAACATCATGGTGGTGGCGGCAGTGATCGGACTGACCACGCTGGTGATGGTGACCCTGGGCATCCTGCTGGGCCGCATGTTGGGCGCACTGGCGGGCAAGCGCGCCGAGATCGGCGGCGGCGTGATGCTGCTGGTGATCGGCTGCTTCATCCTCTACGAGCACGTCACCGGCGCAGCGTGA